From the Rhodoferax mekongensis genome, one window contains:
- a CDS encoding lysophospholipid acyltransferase family protein, whose product MLAKLMSYFLLGLIRFLTGAQARWHGCPPKAEQRIYFANHQSHADLVMIWAALPKELRHITRAIAAKDYWTKSPFKKWLTTEVFHVIYVSRDRSSEEDPLEPLIEALANGDSIILFPEGTRGHTGEPQPFKAGLYNLATRFPNVVLVPAWINNVQHVLPKGEVVPVPVLCSVTFGAPMQVGEGEERRAFLDRARSAVVALRDV is encoded by the coding sequence ATGCTTGCCAAGTTGATGAGTTACTTTCTGTTGGGCCTGATCCGCTTCCTCACCGGCGCGCAAGCGCGCTGGCACGGATGCCCTCCCAAGGCCGAACAGCGCATCTATTTCGCCAACCACCAGAGCCATGCCGATCTGGTCATGATCTGGGCTGCACTTCCCAAAGAGCTGCGTCACATCACCCGCGCCATTGCCGCGAAAGACTATTGGACCAAGTCGCCCTTCAAAAAATGGCTCACCACTGAGGTCTTCCACGTGATCTACGTCTCCCGCGACCGCAGCTCTGAGGAAGACCCCTTGGAACCGCTGATCGAGGCGCTGGCCAATGGTGATTCCATCATCCTGTTCCCCGAAGGCACCCGCGGCCACACCGGCGAACCACAGCCCTTCAAGGCCGGACTCTACAACCTGGCCACCCGCTTCCCGAACGTGGTGCTGGTCCCCGCGTGGATCAACAATGTGCAACACGTGCTGCCCAAGGGCGAGGTGGTGCCGGTGCCGGTGCTCTGCTCGGTCACCTTTGGCGCGCCCATGCAAGTCGGAGAAGGCGAAGAGCGCCGAGCCTTTCTGGACAGAGCGCGCAGCGCAGTCGTAGCCCTGCGGGACGTGTAA
- a CDS encoding phosphatidate cytidylyltransferase: MYFYLKNLGPTQQVGALFIIVFGLLLLASIVAFVMSLREYGDDEAGDRRRGELKNLDGIIRTSWFMVFVFWIGWLSGPLVALTLFGGVSFFALREFMTLSPTRLGDHRSLVLAFFVVLPLQYWLVATEHFDMFAVFIPVYVFLALPVASALANDPLRFLERNAKLQWGIMVCIYGMSHVPALLMLKFPGYDHKNAFMVFFLVLVVQFCMAVQHLVSRKLKLPPAAPAISQSFNWPSWWIGVFVASLFGALLAGITPWVPGTAFAFSFIACVAGSMGHFVMKALKRDRGIPSWGGPVRSVTGAGGLLDRVDALCFAAPVFFHSARWYFDL; this comes from the coding sequence ATGTATTTCTATCTCAAGAATCTCGGCCCCACACAGCAGGTCGGAGCCCTCTTCATCATCGTTTTCGGTTTGCTGCTGCTGGCCAGCATCGTGGCCTTCGTCATGTCGCTGCGCGAATACGGGGATGATGAAGCCGGCGACCGCCGCCGCGGTGAGCTGAAAAATCTGGACGGCATCATCCGCACCAGTTGGTTCATGGTGTTTGTGTTCTGGATCGGCTGGCTCAGCGGCCCGCTGGTCGCACTCACCCTGTTTGGCGGCGTATCGTTCTTTGCGCTGCGCGAGTTCATGACGCTGTCGCCCACCCGGCTGGGCGACCATCGCAGTCTGGTGCTGGCATTTTTTGTCGTGCTGCCGCTGCAGTACTGGCTGGTGGCTACCGAACATTTCGACATGTTTGCAGTGTTCATTCCGGTCTATGTATTCCTGGCCTTGCCGGTCGCCAGCGCACTGGCCAATGACCCGCTGCGCTTTCTGGAGCGCAATGCCAAGCTGCAGTGGGGCATCATGGTGTGCATCTACGGCATGAGCCATGTGCCTGCGCTCTTGATGCTCAAGTTCCCTGGCTACGACCACAAGAACGCATTCATGGTCTTCTTCCTGGTGCTGGTGGTGCAGTTCTGCATGGCAGTGCAGCACCTTGTGTCCCGCAAGCTCAAGCTGCCACCGGCAGCACCTGCCATCAGCCAGAGCTTCAACTGGCCCAGTTGGTGGATAGGCGTGTTTGTGGCAAGCCTTTTCGGGGCGCTGTTGGCCGGCATCACGCCTTGGGTACCTGGTACCGCATTTGCGTTTTCCTTCATCGCCTGCGTGGCGGGTTCCATGGGGCATTTTGTAATGAAGGCCCTGAAGCGCGACCGCGGCATTCCCAGCTGGGGCGGGCCGGTGCGCTCTGTCACAGGTGCCGGTGGACTGCTGGACCGGGTGGATGCCCTGTGCTTCGCGGCACCGGTTTTCTTCCACTCCGCCAGATGGTATTTTGACCTCTAG